From Streptomyces sp. TLI_053, a single genomic window includes:
- a CDS encoding polysaccharide deacetylase family protein: protein MTPVPVFLYHSVSDHPPNWIAPWTVTPEVFRRQLDRIVEGRSVVPLRRLVAAVRGGPPLPPRAAVLTFDDGFADFYWTVAPLLEERGLPATLYLTVGAVHPPGGRPTGSLFPPADMLNWRQVAALDATGVEIGGHSVTHAQLDTLRPRRCTEEVAGCKHRLEDALGHEVTAFAYPHGYSSAAVRRRVAEAGWTSATAVENRFSSATDHVLRLGRLMVRRDTPERVFADWVAGRGARTGPVPESLYTRYWRGYRRLRAAVGSPVGGPSDG from the coding sequence ACCCCGGAGGTCTTCCGCCGCCAGCTGGACCGGATCGTCGAGGGCCGCTCGGTCGTCCCGCTGCGGAGGCTGGTCGCCGCCGTGCGCGGCGGCCCCCCGCTCCCGCCCCGGGCGGCCGTCCTCACCTTCGACGACGGCTTCGCCGACTTCTACTGGACGGTCGCCCCGCTGCTGGAGGAACGCGGACTGCCCGCCACCCTCTACCTCACCGTCGGCGCCGTCCACCCGCCCGGCGGCCGCCCCACCGGCAGCCTGTTCCCGCCCGCCGACATGCTGAACTGGCGCCAGGTCGCCGCACTGGACGCGACGGGCGTCGAGATCGGCGGCCACTCCGTCACCCACGCCCAGCTGGACACCCTCCGCCCCCGGCGGTGCACCGAGGAGGTCGCCGGCTGCAAGCACCGGCTGGAGGACGCGCTCGGCCACGAGGTCACGGCCTTCGCCTACCCGCACGGCTACTCCAGCGCCGCCGTCCGCCGCCGGGTCGCCGAGGCCGGGTGGACCTCGGCCACCGCCGTCGAGAACAGGTTCAGCTCCGCCACCGACCACGTGCTGCGGCTCGGCCGGCTGATGGTCCGGCGCGACACCCCCGAGCGTGTCTTCGCCGACTGGGTGGCCGGGCGGGGCGCCCGCACCGGCCCCGTCCCGGAGAGCCTCTACACCCGGTACTGGCGGGGCTACCGGCGGCTGCGCGCGGCCGTCGGCAGCCCGGTGGGCGGTCCTTCCGATGGTTGA